GAAACCGGTTGAATAATAAGACACTTAATACTGTCCCAAACTGCCGTCTTTTCTTGCTTTTTCAATGGCATAATCAAAGATAAGATAGCCCACAAGAATGCTTACTGCAGAAAGAATAGCAAGGTCTATAATCGGTTTTATCACCAGCATAAAACCTGCATCTTGCAGTAATGCCAATCGCATACTATGGAGTGCATACGTTAATGGAACATACTGTGCTACGGTTTGGAGAAATGAGGGTAAGACTTCAATTGGAAAATAAATTCCTGATAAGAACATGAGAAAGGTTGTTACTAGCCCGACTAAACTACCAATCTGTTTGTAGATCAAGGTAAGACCACCCACAATCATGCCTATTCCTAAGGTGGTAAAGTAGGTGAGCACAGCAATAAGTAATGCTAAGGGATAATTGCCATTGCCAATATTAAAATTAAAAAACAGGATACCAACCGTAATGGTAATGACGGTAAACAGTCCAGAGATGATCATCGAGACAAAGGTTAGGCCAGGAAAGACAAAGGTTACATTAGTTGGACTCATAAAGATAGCTTCCAAGGTTCCAATAGAAGCCTCGTCATGCATTTCATCAGCAATCGTACTCAGACCAATGGAAACAAACTGCCAGAAAATGCTTCCCAGCAGAATATAGGATACATAATCACCACCATAAACTGCTAAAGCCGGAATCTCAACATCCTTGAAGACCTTTCCGATCATTCCAAACATAAACACAAAGAGGAGTGGTGAAATAAACGTCGTAGCAAGGGCTAGTTTATAGGAAAAGATAATCTCAAATGATCTTTTGGTAAACGCCCATATCTTCCAGAGGCTATGCAATTTCATTGTTGTTCCCCATAAGTTTCATGAACACTTCTTCCATACTTGGTTCAATAGTGTTGATGCTCAAGATCTTCCGATGCTGTTTTTCAATAGTGTTCGTGATCATCCCGATATCCATCCCTCGCTGCGCATGGATGGTGAGATGAGTAACATTGGCTCGTACATGAGAGATTCCCTTGAGCTGTTTGATTTTCTCTAGCTCAAACAATGGCTTGTTGAGCACGATCTTGATAAGCTCGTCTTTACTGATCATCTTTTTGAGCTTTTTCGTCGTATCCATGGCAATAATAGTACCTTTATTGATAAGTGCAACACGATCACACAGTAAATCGATTTCTTCCATATTATGGCTGGTCAGAAAAATCGTTTTCTTGTCTAGGTGACATAATTCTTTAATCAGATTTCTCATTTTTATTGCTGAAAGAGGATCCATGCCTGTACTTAACTCATCAAACAACAAAATAGAAGGGTTGTGCAGGAGTGTTCGTGCAATCCCTAGTTTGTTTCTCATTCCTGTTGAGTAATGCATGACGAGTTCATCAGCCTTGTCAGTTAAACCAACTTTTTCTAACACCCAGCCAATTCGCTCTTTTGCCTGATTCCCTCGAAGATCATAGAGAGCAGCAAAGAACTCGAGATTTTTTCTTCCGCTTATTCTCCAATACAATGCTCGTGATCGTTCTCCCAAAACAACGCCGATATCACGTTGGATCGGTCTGTATTCCTTTACTACATCCTTTCCATTGATAAGGACAATACCCGAAGAAGGAATCTGTAAGGTGGCAAGGATTCTGACGAGTGTTGTTTTTCCTGCTCCTGATGGACCGATGAGACCAAAGATTTCACCTTGTTTAACGTTCAGACTTACCTCTTGTAATGCGTGCAGCTCTTCGCGAGAAAATAAGTATTTCAGGCTGCTTCCTCTTTTTATACGATAGGCCATGGATACCTTATTGACGACAATGGGATCCATAACACCTCGGTAGATCTGTGATATATAAACCTTTGTCTCCTCTCTAGGGTGTAATCCTTCGGATCTCTCTCTTTACGAGAGCATATCAGTCATTCCCATCAGAAAAGACCCTGTAACGAAAGATTTCCGGTAAATTTTCAGAAAGACATATAAACTTTATTGAATTTACCACTCTCTTGGGGGTTGTTACCATGAAAAAAAGCATGTTATTGTTGATTGTGGCAAGCGTATTGCTTGGTAGTATATTGTTCACGACAGCTCTGGATACTTCGTCAATTTTAACACCGTTTTCTCCAGATTCTTCTCAACTTCCTTTTGCAACAACCATTCATAATCAGACTATTCACACCCCCTCTATCCAGGAGTACTTTACGGTGCACCAGAACTTCACGAATCTGACGTACAAAAAGTTTGATTCTTATGATAAAACAACCATGAAGATTGGTGCACACCTGGATACTCAACGTGGCTATATAATTGATAAGGAAAAATACGTTATTGATTTGCTGTACTGTGATCGTAACACCAAGGCTTGTTTCTTCCGCATTAACGGCGTGCCAACCAAGAGATTATACGATCCGAGGCAGAGCAATGCCAGCAAACCTTCTGTCTTTACCTTGAATGAGGATGTTTCTTTACAGATTGCATCCATTACCTTTAATTTCTGTGATCATCGACGGTTCTGTAACATGCCGTTTGAAGCCTATGACATTGTTGAAGTGGAAGTAAAGAGAGGTGAGGGGAGATGAAA
The DNA window shown above is from Candidatus Woesearchaeota archaeon and carries:
- a CDS encoding ABC transporter ATP-binding protein gives rise to the protein MDPIVVNKVSMAYRIKRGSSLKYLFSREELHALQEVSLNVKQGEIFGLIGPSGAGKTTLVRILATLQIPSSGIVLINGKDVVKEYRPIQRDIGVVLGERSRALYWRISGRKNLEFFAALYDLRGNQAKERIGWVLEKVGLTDKADELVMHYSTGMRNKLGIARTLLHNPSILLFDELSTGMDPLSAIKMRNLIKELCHLDKKTIFLTSHNMEEIDLLCDRVALINKGTIIAMDTTKKLKKMISKDELIKIVLNKPLFELEKIKQLKGISHVRANVTHLTIHAQRGMDIGMITNTIEKQHRKILSINTIEPSMEEVFMKLMGNNNEIA
- a CDS encoding ABC transporter permease, whose amino-acid sequence is MKLHSLWKIWAFTKRSFEIIFSYKLALATTFISPLLFVFMFGMIGKVFKDVEIPALAVYGGDYVSYILLGSIFWQFVSIGLSTIADEMHDEASIGTLEAIFMSPTNVTFVFPGLTFVSMIISGLFTVITITVGILFFNFNIGNGNYPLALLIAVLTYFTTLGIGMIVGGLTLIYKQIGSLVGLVTTFLMFLSGIYFPIEVLPSFLQTVAQYVPLTYALHSMRLALLQDAGFMLVIKPIIDLAILSAVSILVGYLIFDYAIEKARKDGSLGQY